The window GATTTTTTCTGCACGGCTGATACACTGGAAACACAGACACAGGAATTGTGGAAGGAGGGAAGGAACATTGACCAGGGAAGAAAACCTGATTTACCGGAGAAGCTGTCCTTATGATGCTATGGGAGATTATTCGATCCTGATGGAAGAAAACCAGGACAGGGTAAAAAATCTGGAAGAAAAGCGGAACCGAACGGAACCAGAAAAAGATCCGATCCGGCAGTACCGGTAAGTACATAGACGCAGAGATAATCTGGCGGCAGAAGGAGTTTCAGGCTCCCGTTAAAAAAAAACGGGTGTGCCGGAAACCTTTTTTGCTGCCTTTTACCTGGATTCCTGTGCGCTGCCATCTGGCCGCCCGTAGCCTGCGGGCAGAAAGGTGGCTGTTATGGTGACATTACAGGATTTAAAGTGGATCGTAAAACAACCGGAGAAAGAGGAAAAGGCTCCAACGGCCCGGCATTTGCTGGAGCATGGGAAACGGGTGGTAAGCATGGAAAATGGAGGGGATGTGCAGCTTCTGGTGTTTTTGGAAGGCTGGGCGCTTTACCGGGTAGGGAAGTATACTACAGTTTTCTCCGTACATGGCTGCGGCAGTTATTGTTATGAGAGCCACGGACGGCAGATTTTTGTGGATGCCGCTTTCTTTGAGGAACGGGAGTGGTATGTGCGCCTGATGTTAGAGGGAGAGGATCGTCTGATGAAAAACCGGGAATCAAGCCGGAAAGGAAAGGTCGTTTCTTACCATGCGGTTTCCGAGGAATGGTTTTTCCTGTCTTCCCCGGTATTGCCGCCTCTGGAGCAGTTGATTGAAAAAGAGCAGATTTTGGAGCTGATGGGGCTTCTGACAAAGCGGCAGAGGGATATTGTGATCCTGTATTTTTACTACGGGGAAACCCAGTGGGAGATTGCAAGGTCACTGGGAATTTCCCAGCCTGCGGTTTCCCAGGCGCTTATGGCGGCGCTGCGGCGGATGCGGGAAGGGCAGGAAGAAATTTTTTCCGGTAAAGAAGTCCGTTCCGGGAGGTGCGCCGTATGAGAGGGAAACGCCCAAAGGAGCGGAAATGTTATATTCTTCGTGCCGGGGATGGGACTGTGGTGGAAGTCACCAGGGAGGTCTATCTGGAATGGTATCAGTCCCGGCGGCGGGAGCGCTACCAGAATGAGAAAAAGCAGAAATACGGCGTATTTAGCCTGGAAGCCCTGTCGGAGAAAGGAGTTCTACCAGATGGGAGGGCAGACAGCCCGGAAGAGATGGTGATCCGGGAGCTTTGTGTGGAAAAACTGCGCTCTGTGATAGAAGATCTGACAGAGGCAGACGCCTACCTTCTGTATCTCCTGTTTTTTGAAGAAGTGACGGTAAAAGAAGCGGCGCAGCTTTGCGGGTGCAGCCGGAAAACCATTGCCAACCGGAGAAAGCGGATTTTAAAGGAATTGAACGAAAAACTGAAAGCGATGGGGATCATGGGAGGATACTTCTAAAAGGTTCCTGCTAGAATATAGCACAGCCACTTTACGACACGGTGTCGCAAAGTGGCTGTTGCCATGATAAAGGATTTAGTGATCTTCCGGAAAACGTATCACAGGGCGCTGTTTGATTTTTTCTTTGCTTACTTTCCGCTGAAGGCAGAATACCATATCCGGGGTGCGCTCAAAAAATCCCCGGTCTTTTTTCCAGCTCATACCGCATCTGCAGTGCTGCAAGCCGATAAACTGCTGTTTCATTTTTCTGCCGCATCGGGGGCAGACTTCATTGCTTCTTCCCATGGAGCCATCTCCCTTGATTAAAAATCTTTTCTATGATTCTGAATTATACCATTTCTGAAAAAAATTACGAAATATTTTTTTATCACCCTATATTTTCCCCTCTGAAACCTCCTATTGGTGAGAGGGTGAAGTTCTAAGACACATTCTTATATTCCCTTTCGCTGAACCTTGAAAACTTCATTGCCTGTCCAGACGGATACCCGGCAGTTGAGTATGCCTTTTTGCGTACCCTGTCGGAGAGAACGCTGCGGAACGTGAACCGGAGCAGGAACGGGCCTGGAATGAGAACAGGCAAAACGCTCAGAAATAAGTTTTCAGCCTGCCAGGTGCAGGCTGGATAACAGCAGATACCATGCGGGGAAGCCCTTGATGGGCTTCTCCGCATTCATGTGCTGTTATCAGCGCAACTTGGGGAAAGGAGGGCAGAAGCCATGGACAGATAAAAGTAAGGAGAACTTTTGGGACACAGTGATATTGTCAAGGAACAAAGAAAGAGAGGTTTAGTTGATGAAAGGGAAAGGAAAAAGGATACTTTCCGGGCTGCTTTCGCTTTTGACGATTCTGACTTCCGTGGTACAGCCGGTGGTTACTTATGCCGCAGAGCCGGAGCCGGCAGGATATGAAGCACAGTATCCGGCAATGGAGACGGTGCGGGAGTATCTGGATGCAGAAGAAGTGGTAACAGCGGAAGATTATGAAGTGGAAATAGGAAGCAGTTTTGATGTGGAATCGGATTTTTCCGGCTTGGAAATCCATGATGAAAAAGTCCGGGTGACTTTCCACGAAGCAAAAAATGAAGCCGGGCAGGACTATGACGGGAACCATGCGGACACTTATCGGGCAGTCTATTTTGTGGAGCCGTTAAGCGGTCATCCGTCTTACCATATCTGCAGAAACATTATTGTAAAAAAGCCAGTGGCGGAGAAACAGGCGGAGAGCCATGCAGACGGCAGTGGAACCGGCGGGGAGAGCGAAGAACCGGATAGTGAGGACGAGGACGCAGATCCACAGCCGCAGACAGAGACAGCAACGGAGGCAGTGACAGAGCCAGTGGAAGAAACCATGGAGGAAACGGAGACAGGACTGCCGGAAGGAACAGAAGTGTTGCCGGAGGACGCTCTGGATGCGGCGTTAGAGGAAACAGAAGATCAGAAAACAGTAGATGAAGAAAGCGGACTGACGTTGGGGGAAGTGCTTCTCCAGGCGGAGGATCAGGGCATTGATATTCAGGGACTGGAAAACGGTGAGAGCGTTACCTTTACGGCACAGGCTCCCATGGCACAGGCGGCCAGGGCGTCACAGTCTGTCACCATTACCCAGGGAAGCTATTATTACTATGCAGACTATGGGCTTGGCTCCTATGTGACGGCCCCCTTTACCGTGTCTTTTGGGAACGTGACGGCGACAGCTTACTGTATCCAGCCGTCAAAGCCGGGGCCGGGGAGCGGTACTTACCAGATCACAAAACTGGAAGGAAACCGGGAACTGGCAAAGGTATGTTATTACGGGACGGAAGCTGCCGGATCGGCCTATTTCTTTAATCATTACCATACGGATTTTTCTGCCGGCAAAAGGTTTATTGTTACCCATCTGGCAGCCTCCTATGCCAATGGAAGCGAAGATGCCTTCTATGGAACCAACAGTACCGGGGAAGCGTTGGCAAAGGAACTTTATAACTATGCTGTGAGCCAGCCGGATATTCCGGATGTGGAGATGTCCTTTTCCAATGCTAATGTAAGTGCCTATGTGGACGGCGAACAGCAGAGGACAGAAGAAATTACGTTCAAGGCATCCAGCCAGCAGACGATTACTCTGGATCTGCCGGATGGGGTAAAACTCCATAACGTCAGTACTGGAAAGGTCAGCGCTGCGGGAGCAAACGTAACCATCTCCGGCGGCACACGGTTTTACCTGACAGCCCCGCTGACACAGACGCAGGATGTATCCGGTTCCTGGTCAGCAAAGATGCAGGGAAGTATCACCAAAGACTATTCTGCCTATAAGATTACGACAGGAAGTGATACACAGGATCTTGCACTGGTATTTGGAGAAGGCGTAGAAGATGAGAAGTATGTGAGCCTTTCGGTGAAGTGGATTGAGCTGGCAAAGGTGGAAGTGATTAAGGTAGATTCTAAGCACTCGGACGCAAAGCTGGCCGGAGCTGTGTTTGGCATTTATAGCGATAAAGACTGTACAAAGCTGATCACGCAGATGCCGGCAACCGATCAGAACGGTTCTTCTGTAGCAGAAATCATTAAGACGCAGAATACCGTGTACTTAAAAGAGATCACGGCTCCAACCGGATACCGCCTGAATACTTCTTCTTATAACGTGAACCTGGTGGCAAACCAGAAGACTTCTGTTACAGTTCCAGATCAGGAGCAGCTTGGGGAACTGACTATCTATAAAGAAGGGGAAGTGCTGGCCGGAGCGGATATAACAGATGATGGTGTAACCTTCCGTTATGAAAGCCGCAGGCAGAAGGGCGCTGTGTATAACGTCTATGCGGGAGCAGATATTGTAACAGCCTATGGAGCGAAAGTCTACAGTAAAGGGGATCTGGTAAAAGCGAACCTGACTACAGATTCCGACGGAGCCGCAGTGCTGAAAAACCTCCATCTTGGAACTTATGTCATTAAAGAAGTGCAGGCCCCGGAGAATTTCTATAATGCCGGGGAGGAAAAGACGGTAACACTGTCTTATGCCGGACAGAACGTGGAAACTGTATTCAGCGAGAGTACCTTCCATAATGACAGGCAGAAAGCGGAAGTTTCTGTATTAAAAAAGGACAAGGACACCTTAAATCCTCTGGATGGCGGCGTGTTTGGATTGTATGCGGGAAGCGATATTAAAAATGCAGATGGAAGTGTTGTGGTATCGAAGGGAACGCTGATTGAAAAAGCGGTGACTGGAGAGGACGGAAAAGCTGTCTTTACGGCGGATTTGCCCATTGGATTTTCTTATGATGTGAAAGAAATCCAGGCACCGGAAGGGTATGTGAGAAATCAGGAGGATGTATACTCCTTTACTTTCTCTTACACCA of the Luxibacter massiliensis genome contains:
- a CDS encoding sigma-70 family RNA polymerase sigma factor; its protein translation is MVTLQDLKWIVKQPEKEEKAPTARHLLEHGKRVVSMENGGDVQLLVFLEGWALYRVGKYTTVFSVHGCGSYCYESHGRQIFVDAAFFEEREWYVRLMLEGEDRLMKNRESSRKGKVVSYHAVSEEWFFLSSPVLPPLEQLIEKEQILELMGLLTKRQRDIVILYFYYGETQWEIARSLGISQPAVSQALMAALRRMREGQEEIFSGKEVRSGRCAV
- a CDS encoding RNA polymerase sigma factor, coding for MRGKRPKERKCYILRAGDGTVVEVTREVYLEWYQSRRRERYQNEKKQKYGVFSLEALSEKGVLPDGRADSPEEMVIRELCVEKLRSVIEDLTEADAYLLYLLFFEEVTVKEAAQLCGCSRKTIANRRKRILKELNEKLKAMGIMGGYF